TATGGTATGTCTCGTGTATTGACGTACCATGCGCTTAAGCGAGATATGAACGAGCATATGAGCAAGGAGTTTAACCATGGATTTTGACCAGTTTGACCTGCGGTTGCGCCCACAACTACAGGGCGGTGTAACGCTTGCTTCTGGTTTTCGTGCATCAGGTGTCAAGATTGCTCACAGTGCCTCTGTCCACGACTTTGACCTTGCTCTGGTGTGCGTCGATGCTCCTGTTGCTGCGGCGGCCGTCTTTACCAATAATCGGCTGGAAACAGCATCAGTAACAGTAAGCCGACAACATCTTAAGCAACAAGACGCAAAAACGGTGCAGGCAGTTCTTATGCACGCTGGCATTGCAAACGGCGGCTTGGGTGATGTAGGTCTTGCAACAGCAGAGGAGGCTTGTGCTATTGCAGCACAAATTGCTGGCTGCGAACCCGAGCAGATACTCCTTGCAACAACTGGCAAACTTGCTTGTCCCATTGCGCGAGAGCAGTACGAAAACGGTATTTCTGCGGCGTTTAACCAGCTATCAGCACAAGGTGGGACTACTGCTGCAGCTGCACTTGCAGCGCCTGAACCTAAGTTATTTGAATATGCAGTGAGCTTTACCAGCCAAACGCTTGCGTATGCAGGCTGTACATTCACGGTTGGCGGCATGTGTCGCCGCGCAGGAAACCTTGTGCTCTTAACCACTGACGCACCAGTATCGTCTGAGTGCCTTTCGGCGCTGTTTACGCCAATTGTTGAAACAAGTTTTAAGCAGATGTATGACGGCTTTAATAACGGGCCAGGCGATAGCTATATCATGCTTGCAAGCGGTGTAGCAGCGCCTGATGTAGCGCCTATCGAGCAGGGAAGCGAGGCCGCAGCTGAGTTGTCCTATGTTATCTCGGCGGTATGCGAGCACCTTTTGCGTCAGATGATGGCAGAGGCGGCAGGTTCTGGTTCAATAGTAATGGTGCAGGTACAAGGTTCAGTATCGGTTGAGCAAGCCGAAGCGGCCGCGCGTGCCCTGGTTCTCTCTCGTCCGGTCATGCAAAGCATCGTGTCGCGCTGTGCAGACCTTACTGCGCTACTAGCGGCACTTGGTCGAAGTGGCTCTCGGGTTGATGTTGAAACACTTTCTATCACGCTTGCTGACATGCCTATTTTTAGTGATGGCGCACCCATTCCTTTTGATGAGGATGAGCTTAAAAAACGGCTGGATGCTCGCGAGATGAGCGAGATACGCATGCTGGTTGATTTGGGAATTGGAGACTTTAGCGCAAGGCTTTGGACGACTGATGCTATTGGGCGAACAGCCAACTAGCAGACTGAAATAGGCGTTTCATAGTACAGAGGACGAGCTGTCAAAGCACGGTGTGCCACGGCAAGTTTTATGCCTCAGTCTTTACGAGTTGCCCAGAACATCTACGTGCTTCTATAGTCCCTGTGCGTATTCTTCGAGTGCTTGAGCGAGGTGTACGCCATCGGGAATCCAAGGTTCGTGAACTCCGTGTCGCAGCATGTAGTTGTCGTTACCTTTACCTGTGACGATCACTATAGCTGGACGTGTTGTCTCATGCACACAGCGTCGAATTGCATCAACGCGGTCGAGTACAACTTGGTAGTTTTGGTTACCGGTTGTTTTGATAGCAGAAACAATCGCATCGGCTATGTCAGCGGGGTCTTCAGGACCGGGGTCGTCTTCAGTCACAATAATACGGTCAGCTAGCTTTCCCGCGGCATGCCCCATGGTGGTGCGACGGTCAAGCCCCTTGCCTCCAGTTGCACCAAAAACAACGGCAAGTTCGCGGTCGGGGTAGTTGTTACGTAGGTCGCTGAGTAGTGTGGATAGGCTCATGCCGTTATGAGCGTAGTCAACGAGCCCAAGAATACGGCCATCAGCACTGGGATAGAGTTCCATTCGACCAGGCACACGAAGCGTTTCAAAAGCATGAACAAGCTCGGCTTCACCGAGTCCTAACGCCAGCGCACAAGCGATTGTTGCAAGAGCGTTTGAGACATTAAAGACTACTGGCGTGGCGATAAGCATATCGCGGGTAAAACTTGGGGTGTGTACCCGCGCACGCATACCTTCATGCGTGTTGCTAAGCTTTTCTACGTAGACATCGGCCTTTGGGTTGCTGAGCGAGTAGCTTATGAGCTGCGAAGAAGCACCGGCGGCATCGAGCACGCGCTCAACGTGCTTCATATCAAGATTGACCACAGCGGTTTTGCACTGAGCAAAAAGCTTGAGTTTGCTTGCAAAGTAATCCTCAAAATCAGGGTGCTCCTGTGGAGAAATATGGTCTTCCCCAATGTTGGTAAAAGCGCCCACCGCAAACTCCATGCCATAGGTGCGCTCATATTTGAGCGCTTGGCTGGAAGCCTCCATCACAACAGTTGTAAGTCCTGCATCACGGGCGTTTGACAGCTGTTTTTGTAGCTGAAACGCCTCAGGAGTGGTGAGTGTAGACTTGCCAGATTGCATACCATCAAAATATTCGATGGTTGAGAATAAGCCCGCTGGAGGCTGATTATGCTTGTCGGCGGCATAATCGAGGACGTGTTTGAGATAATAGACACAGGTGGTTTTGCCCTTTGTTCCCGTAAATGCAGCAATTTTGAGCTGTGCTGAGGGATTGTTGTAGTAACTCAGCGCAAGAACACCAAGTGCGCGACGTATATCGCTCACCCGAATCAAAGGAATATCTACGGAATAATCCTGGGTTGCAACATAAGCTATAGCACCCGCTTCACGAGCCTGGAGAAGGTAATCGCGTTTGAACTGAGCCCCCTTACAAACAAAGAGCGTATCTGCTTGCACCTGGCGCGAATCGTCGGTTGCAAAGGCTATAGGCAAGCGTTGGGTAAGCTCAGTTGCAGGCGCTTCCTCAACAATGCCAGCCGCTGCAAGAACCTGCAGGTAGTACGTGAGGGGGCGCGAAGTTGGTGGTGTAGACACTACAATCTCCTTGAAGGTGTGAGCTTGCTCGGCTAACAGGATAGCGCGGGCATACTTAAATGTCGCTTTCAACGCAGAGTCTCCGCACCGCTTCAACTATTCTTTATTGAAAGCGACATACGGGTGAAGTTATGCTTGAGGTATTGGAGAACGAGCGGGGGAGGTATTGCGTTGTGGCGAAGTTTTATACGGTTACGGTGCAAAATGGAGACGCTACTCGCGCAATGGAAACGCAGCCCGAGCAATGGAGACGCAGCTCAGCCCCTTTACTCCTAGTCGTTGGCGGCGTCTATACACTTCGTCCTCAGCAGTGACACCTATACACAACGTCGGTGGCACCACGAATACCAACGCATATAAAAACAGGGCTTCGGTAAAGCCCTGTTAGCTAGTTACTTTTACCCTCACGCTCCTCATAAGCGCTAGTCGCGCGAGGTTTGTGCGAGCTCGGTAGTCGTCCTGCACGCCTTAAGGCATCTCGCATAATCCACTCAACCTGACCATTGGCGCTGCGCATTTCATCATCTGCCCACGATTGAATTGCCTCCCATATGGCCGGGTCAATGCGCAAAGGATATTGCTTTCGTGCCATTATGCACCTACTCCGTTTCTGCGCGAGCACACCCAATTAAAACAATTAGGTGTGCGTGGATAGGATGGTTAGCGTGCCGTCATGAGGTCTTAGTACAGAGAGCCGGTGTTAACAATCGGCTGAGCTTCACTTTCGCCGCATAGCACAACAAGCAGATTTGATGCCATGGCAGCTTTGCGCTCATCATCAAGCTCAATAGTGCTTTCTTCTGAGAGTTGGCGAACCGCCATATCAACCATAGAAACTGCACCTTCAACAATCTTTTTACGCGCAGCAATAACTGCTTCTGCTTGTTGACGACGAAGCATTGCCGGCGCAATCTCGGGCGCATAGGCCAAGTGTGTGAGCCGTGCATCGTCTACCGTTACGCCAGCCGCACTCAGGCGATGGTCAAGCTCATCTTTCAAGCTTTGGGAGACCTGCTCAATATCAGAGCGCAGCGTAATACTGGTATTTGCTGCGTCATCATCTTCCATATGGTCATAGGCATAGATACTGGCAACGTGGCGCAGCGCCGTTTCTGTTTGCATGGCAACATAGCTGAGGTAGTCATCGACATCAAAGAGGGCTTTTGCGGTGTCAGTTACGCGCCAGACCACGACCGTTGCAATCTCAATGGGGTTGCCCATTTTGTCGTTAACCTTAAGATGCTCTCCATTGAGTGTGCGCGCACGCAGCGAAACCTTGGTTGAAATGTTTTTATGACTAACTGAAGTTGAGCCATCAGCAAGACCTGAAAGGTCAACGTCGGGGTTGTTGAGATGTCCCGAGTAGA
This region of Collinsella sp. zg1085 genomic DNA includes:
- a CDS encoding SPFH domain-containing protein — its product is MSQEKTLTARSGWTMVPIVFSLMAGSVALAIWVVSMLIGIEEGGSTPSGYIALLLVGIIGFIVSLFLLAGFITVQPGQAQVCILFGTYMGTIRQTGFFWANPFYSGHLNNPDVDLSGLADGSTSVSHKNISTKVSLRARTLNGEHLKVNDKMGNPIEIATVVVWRVTDTAKALFDVDDYLSYVAMQTETALRHVASIYAYDHMEDDDAANTSITLRSDIEQVSQSLKDELDHRLSAAGVTVDDARLTHLAYAPEIAPAMLRRQQAEAVIAARKKIVEGAVSMVDMAVRQLSEESTIELDDERKAAMASNLLVVLCGESEAQPIVNTGSLY
- a CDS encoding bifunctional ornithine acetyltransferase/N-acetylglutamate synthase; the encoded protein is MDFDQFDLRLRPQLQGGVTLASGFRASGVKIAHSASVHDFDLALVCVDAPVAAAAVFTNNRLETASVTVSRQHLKQQDAKTVQAVLMHAGIANGGLGDVGLATAEEACAIAAQIAGCEPEQILLATTGKLACPIAREQYENGISAAFNQLSAQGGTTAAAALAAPEPKLFEYAVSFTSQTLAYAGCTFTVGGMCRRAGNLVLLTTDAPVSSECLSALFTPIVETSFKQMYDGFNNGPGDSYIMLASGVAAPDVAPIEQGSEAAAELSYVISAVCEHLLRQMMAEAAGSGSIVMVQVQGSVSVEQAEAAARALVLSRPVMQSIVSRCADLTALLAALGRSGSRVDVETLSITLADMPIFSDGAPIPFDEDELKKRLDAREMSEIRMLVDLGIGDFSARLWTTDAIGRTAN
- a CDS encoding Mur ligase family protein, producing the protein MSTPPTSRPLTYYLQVLAAAGIVEEAPATELTQRLPIAFATDDSRQVQADTLFVCKGAQFKRDYLLQAREAGAIAYVATQDYSVDIPLIRVSDIRRALGVLALSYYNNPSAQLKIAAFTGTKGKTTCVYYLKHVLDYAADKHNQPPAGLFSTIEYFDGMQSGKSTLTTPEAFQLQKQLSNARDAGLTTVVMEASSQALKYERTYGMEFAVGAFTNIGEDHISPQEHPDFEDYFASKLKLFAQCKTAVVNLDMKHVERVLDAAGASSQLISYSLSNPKADVYVEKLSNTHEGMRARVHTPSFTRDMLIATPVVFNVSNALATIACALALGLGEAELVHAFETLRVPGRMELYPSADGRILGLVDYAHNGMSLSTLLSDLRNNYPDRELAVVFGATGGKGLDRRTTMGHAAGKLADRIIVTEDDPGPEDPADIADAIVSAIKTTGNQNYQVVLDRVDAIRRCVHETTRPAIVIVTGKGNDNYMLRHGVHEPWIPDGVHLAQALEEYAQGL
- a CDS encoding Arc family DNA binding domain-containing protein; this encodes MARKQYPLRIDPAIWEAIQSWADDEMRSANGQVEWIMRDALRRAGRLPSSHKPRATSAYEEREGKSN